One Tunturibacter gelidoferens genomic region harbors:
- a CDS encoding GNAT family N-acetyltransferase, translating into MPSNGTSVAVRPATAEDVATCGQICYDAFAAINTAHGFPPDIPQPEVATGLISSVFSDPDHYCVVAEIDGRIVGSNILDERSIIRGVGPITIDPAVQNMGVGRLLMQAVMDRARDRGAAGVRLVQAAFHNRSLSLYISLGFDVREPLCCLQGRTRERNIPRCHVRSATPADQAACDSLSHRVHGFNRALELEQAISDGTALVVEREGSVTGYTTHLAHFGHSTAETNLDMQALISSADSFAGPGILVPSRNSALLRWCLQNGLRVVQPMTLMSTGLYNDPAGAWLPSILF; encoded by the coding sequence ATGCCATCGAACGGTACGTCTGTCGCTGTCAGGCCTGCTACAGCAGAGGATGTCGCAACCTGTGGGCAGATCTGTTACGACGCCTTCGCCGCGATCAACACCGCTCACGGCTTTCCACCCGACATCCCCCAACCTGAGGTAGCGACGGGTCTCATCTCCTCGGTATTTTCAGACCCTGACCATTACTGCGTCGTAGCAGAGATTGACGGCCGGATCGTCGGCAGCAACATCCTGGACGAGCGCTCCATCATCCGCGGTGTTGGACCCATCACGATCGACCCAGCGGTACAGAATATGGGGGTTGGCCGTCTGCTGATGCAGGCCGTGATGGATCGCGCCCGCGATCGAGGCGCCGCCGGAGTCCGGTTGGTTCAAGCAGCCTTTCACAACCGCTCCCTCTCCCTGTACATCTCTCTCGGCTTCGACGTCCGTGAGCCCCTCTGCTGTCTGCAGGGGCGGACTCGCGAACGCAACATCCCGCGATGCCATGTGCGTTCTGCAACACCGGCAGATCAGGCTGCCTGCGACTCTCTCTCTCACCGGGTTCATGGCTTCAACCGTGCCCTCGAGTTGGAACAGGCGATCTCCGATGGCACAGCCCTTGTGGTCGAACGAGAAGGAAGCGTTACTGGATACACAACCCATCTCGCCCACTTTGGCCACTCCACTGCTGAGACGAATCTGGATATGCAGGCGTTAATCTCTTCGGCAGATTCCTTTGCCGGTCCCGGGATCCTCGTCCCCTCCCGCAACAGCGCGTTGCTGCGGTGGTGCCTGCAGAATGGTCTCCGCGTTGTTCAGCCCATGACGCTAATGAGCACTGGGCTGTATAACGATCCTGCCGGCGCGTGGTTGCCGTCCATCCTGTTCTAA
- a CDS encoding glycoside hydrolase family 13 protein has translation MNEPRFRTSSITNYLLYAALALGALIPSAHAQSTAQHAPPAADQKNTAADPWWKHGVIYEIYPRSFQDTDGDGIGDIKGITSRLDYIKQLGVDAIWISPMYPSPQIDFGYDIADYVAIDPQYGTMADFEHMTAEAKRRNIRVIMDYVPNHTSDQSAWFKESRSSRDNPKRDWYIWRDPKGFTADGKPIPPNNWQSWFGHSAWEYDATTKQFYYHHFYVQQPDLNWRNPEVVKAMMDVLRFWMNKGVNGFRIDAVSRLFEDPDLHDDPILPGTNAFGDPNIVHKYTDNLPEVHDMLREMRKVVDEYPGNPVLISEADEPNILELSKMYGANNDEVQLPMDFQVADVNELSAPKFRELLKEVENNPAHGQPYFFFGNHDQDRIWDRYSPGVTDPAMKARIARMMAALLLTSRATPQMYYGDEIGMVTTTPTRIEDVRDPEGITGWPKQKGRDGERTPMQWNDTQNAGFSTAATTWLPVAPDYKTVNVAIESPDHESMLSWYKRLIELRRTNAALYEGSMQMLNPNEDVVSYLRQGPPGKPSVLVALNFSEKPQTLKYDYAALGLTKGATATLETNDPAINSAPLTKPITLAPYATWIAEVQ, from the coding sequence CAAGCATCACGAACTATCTCCTCTATGCAGCCCTTGCGCTCGGTGCTCTCATACCGAGCGCACATGCGCAGAGCACCGCTCAACACGCCCCCCCCGCAGCAGATCAAAAAAACACGGCAGCCGACCCATGGTGGAAGCACGGCGTCATCTACGAGATCTACCCCCGCAGCTTTCAGGACACCGACGGCGACGGCATCGGCGACATCAAAGGCATCACCTCGCGTCTCGACTACATCAAGCAACTCGGCGTCGACGCCATCTGGATCAGCCCCATGTACCCCTCGCCCCAGATCGACTTCGGCTACGACATCGCCGACTACGTCGCCATCGACCCCCAATACGGCACCATGGCCGACTTCGAGCACATGACCGCCGAAGCCAAGCGCCGCAACATCCGCGTCATCATGGACTACGTCCCCAACCACACCTCCGACCAGAGCGCATGGTTCAAGGAGTCGCGCTCCTCCCGCGACAATCCCAAACGCGACTGGTACATCTGGCGCGACCCCAAGGGCTTCACCGCCGACGGCAAACCCATCCCGCCGAACAACTGGCAAAGCTGGTTCGGCCACTCCGCATGGGAGTACGACGCCACCACGAAGCAGTTCTACTACCATCACTTCTACGTCCAGCAGCCCGACCTCAACTGGCGCAACCCCGAAGTCGTCAAGGCCATGATGGACGTCCTCCGCTTCTGGATGAATAAGGGCGTCAACGGCTTCCGCATCGACGCCGTCTCACGCCTCTTCGAAGATCCCGATCTCCACGACGACCCCATCCTGCCCGGCACCAACGCCTTCGGCGATCCCAACATCGTCCACAAGTACACCGACAATCTCCCCGAAGTTCACGACATGCTCCGCGAGATGCGCAAAGTCGTCGACGAGTACCCCGGCAATCCCGTGCTCATCAGCGAAGCCGACGAACCCAACATCCTCGAGCTCTCCAAGATGTACGGCGCCAACAACGATGAGGTCCAGCTCCCCATGGACTTTCAGGTAGCCGACGTCAACGAGCTCTCCGCACCAAAGTTCCGCGAACTCCTCAAAGAGGTCGAGAACAATCCAGCCCACGGCCAGCCCTACTTCTTCTTCGGCAATCATGACCAGGACCGCATCTGGGACCGCTACAGTCCAGGCGTCACCGACCCCGCCATGAAGGCACGCATCGCCCGCATGATGGCTGCCCTCCTCCTCACCTCTCGCGCCACGCCGCAGATGTACTACGGCGACGAGATCGGCATGGTCACCACAACTCCCACTCGCATCGAAGACGTTAGAGACCCCGAAGGCATCACCGGCTGGCCAAAACAGAAAGGCCGCGACGGCGAACGAACCCCCATGCAGTGGAACGACACACAGAACGCAGGCTTCAGCACCGCCGCCACCACCTGGCTTCCCGTCGCTCCCGACTACAAAACCGTCAACGTCGCCATCGAGTCTCCCGATCACGAGTCCATGCTCAGCTGGTACAAACGCCTCATCGAACTCCGCCGCACCAACGCTGCCCTCTACGAAGGCAGCATGCAGATGCTCAACCCCAACGAAGACGTCGTCTCATACCTTCGCCAAGGCCCACCCGGCAAGCCATCGGTCCTCGTAGCGCTAAACTTCTCCGAAAAACCCCAAACCCTGAAGTACGACTACGCCGCCCTCGGACTAACCAAAGGCGCAACCGCAACACTCGAAACCAACGACCCCGCAATCAACAGCGCCCCCCTCACCAAGCCAATCACTCTCGCCCCCTACGCAACCTGGATCGCCGAAGTCCAGTAA
- a CDS encoding MGH1-like glycoside hydrolase domain-containing protein → MRAAFSLVAMLGGIAAAQTGALRPVDAFPVNEDGLAIQRHVEAGKPFTVAGSRGVMPGQQEGTFEAWILPVKLLSHFAIRADVEGYSVPIDLNADAAEIGVFPDHTVITYSHIAFTVKQIMFAQDDAEDGTGAVVMFQIDSTRPMDLTFSFTPEMRPMWPQRSQGVPSAEWVRRQDGGFYVLHTDFPDLAGAVAMPNTQPGILAPYQEKPKFYPLELKLHYDPKRDTNHYFPLLMAMGNTVETATNGMLQGKLERLNAELPQIYAKHAERYRQMGDRLTAIRTPDAGLNDDFGWAEMSIEQLRAKAQPGGEIGLVAGYYSSGDSARPGFGWYFGRDSLYTLYAVNGFGDFGLSRDELEFLMKRQRDDGKIMHEYPQTAAYFDWKDFSYAYAAADSTPLFLTAMLDYVQSSGDVSFLREHREVVEKAWRFETTHDSDGDGIYDNSQGTGWVESWPGGMPHQEVYLALLDQQASVAMSKLARLLGDQATADSAAARGVELAKKIEAEYYDSARQAYAFSRNADGTLDRTATVYPAIAWWNGGEGLAHPGASFRRWASHDFSTDWGLRDVAESDPFYDPISYHQGSVWPLFTGWASVAEYRAGHPLAGYAHLMQNADLTTAQDLGAVTELLSGAFFQPFGRSTSHQLWSSAMVITPALRGLFGIEVDGLSSSLHLDPHLPADWDHAAVDRLHVGGSVCSLEYQREARGLVVKVSTLSGPAVRLASAVKGSRVSADGSSVVFALPAIEVAVPHGLPLPGARTSQMKVLSEVSEAHSLKLELEADAGTVVELTVRRNEAKLGLHVEGGTIVDAAAGRGAGLEKLIVKFPQGTGYQQSAVTLSW, encoded by the coding sequence ATGCGGGCTGCTTTTTCTTTGGTCGCAATGCTTGGCGGGATCGCGGCCGCCCAGACTGGGGCTTTGCGGCCGGTCGATGCTTTTCCGGTGAACGAAGACGGGCTAGCGATTCAACGTCATGTTGAAGCAGGAAAGCCATTTACTGTGGCGGGATCGCGCGGCGTCATGCCTGGACAGCAGGAGGGGACGTTTGAGGCTTGGATACTGCCAGTGAAGTTGCTGAGCCACTTCGCGATTCGAGCTGATGTGGAGGGCTATTCGGTACCGATCGACCTGAATGCAGACGCTGCTGAGATCGGGGTGTTCCCCGATCACACGGTGATTACGTATTCGCATATAGCCTTCACGGTAAAGCAGATTATGTTTGCGCAGGACGATGCAGAGGATGGTACAGGTGCGGTTGTGATGTTTCAGATCGATTCGACGCGGCCGATGGATCTGACCTTCAGCTTTACGCCGGAGATGCGGCCTATGTGGCCACAGCGTAGCCAGGGGGTTCCATCTGCGGAGTGGGTGAGACGACAGGATGGCGGGTTTTATGTGCTTCATACGGACTTTCCTGACCTGGCGGGGGCTGTGGCGATGCCGAACACGCAGCCGGGGATTCTCGCTCCGTATCAGGAGAAGCCCAAGTTCTATCCGCTGGAGCTGAAGCTTCATTACGACCCCAAGCGAGATACGAATCACTACTTTCCGCTATTGATGGCGATGGGAAATACCGTCGAGACGGCTACCAACGGCATGCTGCAAGGGAAGCTGGAGCGATTGAATGCGGAGTTGCCGCAGATCTATGCGAAGCACGCGGAGCGATACCGGCAGATGGGAGACAGGCTGACGGCGATTCGCACTCCGGATGCCGGGTTGAACGATGACTTCGGTTGGGCTGAGATGTCGATTGAGCAGTTGAGGGCGAAGGCGCAGCCTGGCGGCGAGATCGGGTTGGTCGCGGGATATTACTCGTCCGGAGACTCGGCGAGGCCCGGCTTTGGCTGGTACTTTGGGCGTGACAGCTTGTATACGCTTTATGCGGTGAATGGCTTTGGCGACTTTGGGTTGAGTCGCGATGAGCTTGAGTTCCTGATGAAGCGGCAGCGTGATGATGGGAAGATCATGCACGAGTATCCGCAGACCGCGGCTTACTTTGACTGGAAGGATTTCTCTTACGCTTATGCTGCGGCTGATTCGACGCCGCTGTTTCTGACGGCGATGCTGGACTATGTGCAGAGCAGCGGAGATGTCAGTTTTCTCCGTGAACATCGGGAGGTTGTTGAAAAAGCGTGGCGTTTTGAGACGACGCATGACTCCGATGGTGATGGCATCTATGACAACTCGCAGGGTACCGGGTGGGTGGAGAGCTGGCCGGGTGGGATGCCGCATCAGGAGGTTTACCTCGCGCTGCTGGATCAGCAGGCTTCGGTTGCGATGTCGAAGCTGGCTCGTTTGCTGGGGGATCAGGCGACGGCTGACTCCGCCGCAGCGCGGGGTGTTGAGTTGGCGAAGAAGATTGAGGCGGAGTATTACGATTCGGCGCGGCAGGCTTATGCCTTCAGCCGGAACGCTGATGGGACTCTTGATCGTACAGCTACGGTTTATCCGGCGATTGCGTGGTGGAATGGTGGTGAAGGGCTGGCTCATCCAGGGGCGAGCTTTCGACGGTGGGCTTCGCATGATTTTTCTACCGACTGGGGTCTGAGGGATGTGGCGGAGAGCGATCCTTTCTACGATCCGATCAGCTATCACCAGGGATCGGTCTGGCCTTTGTTTACCGGGTGGGCGTCGGTGGCGGAGTATCGTGCGGGACATCCGCTGGCCGGGTATGCGCACCTGATGCAGAATGCCGATCTGACTACGGCGCAGGACCTAGGCGCGGTGACGGAGTTGCTGTCGGGTGCGTTCTTTCAACCTTTCGGGAGGAGTACGAGTCATCAACTCTGGTCTTCGGCGATGGTGATTACTCCGGCGTTGCGTGGTTTGTTTGGTATTGAGGTGGATGGGCTCTCGAGTTCGCTTCATCTTGATCCGCATCTGCCTGCGGATTGGGATCATGCTGCGGTGGATCGGCTTCATGTTGGTGGATCTGTTTGCTCGCTGGAGTACCAGCGTGAGGCGCGCGGCCTGGTGGTGAAGGTGAGTACGCTCTCTGGTCCTGCGGTTCGGCTGGCCAGCGCGGTGAAGGGTTCGCGGGTTTCGGCTGATGGTTCGTCTGTGGTCTTTGCGTTGCCGGCGATTGAGGTTGCCGTGCCGCATGGGTTGCCACTGCCGGGAGCGCGGACGTCGCAGATGAAGGTGCTGAGTGAGGTCTCCGAGGCGCACTCGTTGAAGCTGGAGCTGGAGGCTGATGCGGGGACGGTTGTCGAGCTGACGGTGCGGCGTAATGAGGCCAAGCTGGGGCTCCATGTTGAGGGTGGGACGATCGTGGATGCTGCCGCAGGTAGGGGTGCCGGGTTGGAGAAGCTGATTGTGAAGTTTCCCCAGGGTACTGGCTACCAGCAGAGTGCTGTGACCTTGAGCTGGTGA
- a CDS encoding methyltransferase domain-containing protein yields MSQKVDLYDSAYGNYVSDTYRQVRIETYGEDFGQTSWVTTEESNEIPQLLDLRPDSFALEVGCGSGGYALHLAEKMGCRLVGLDINALGVRNANQLALARGLGSVVRFEQCDASKNLPFDDGSFDAVFSNDVLCHLPRRPEVLGEMFRILKPGGRMLFSDALVVGGLLSNEEIATRSSIGFYVYSPPGENERLIERAGFRRLRVTDTTEGASRVAKQWHDAREKRKEELVAAEGNINFEGLQRFLSCVHTLTGEKRLLRYLYFANKDS; encoded by the coding sequence GTGTCACAGAAAGTGGATCTCTATGACAGTGCGTATGGAAATTATGTGTCGGATACGTACCGACAGGTGCGCATCGAGACCTACGGCGAGGATTTTGGACAAACGAGCTGGGTTACAACGGAAGAATCCAACGAAATCCCCCAACTGCTGGACCTGAGACCCGATTCGTTTGCGCTGGAAGTGGGGTGCGGTTCGGGTGGCTATGCCTTGCACCTTGCGGAGAAGATGGGCTGCCGCCTCGTCGGGTTAGATATTAATGCACTGGGAGTTCGCAATGCAAACCAACTTGCGCTGGCAAGAGGCCTTGGTTCAGTGGTCCGTTTTGAGCAGTGTGACGCTTCGAAAAATCTGCCTTTTGACGACGGTAGCTTTGACGCTGTGTTCTCGAATGACGTTTTGTGCCATCTTCCAAGACGTCCTGAGGTGCTGGGTGAGATGTTTCGCATACTGAAGCCCGGCGGACGGATGCTGTTCAGTGACGCTCTGGTAGTTGGCGGATTGCTTTCCAACGAAGAGATCGCCACGCGCAGCTCGATTGGCTTTTATGTGTACAGTCCGCCCGGAGAGAATGAACGACTCATCGAGCGAGCAGGGTTTCGCCGGCTCCGCGTAACCGACACAACCGAGGGTGCGTCCCGGGTGGCGAAACAGTGGCATGATGCACGGGAGAAAAGGAAAGAGGAACTGGTCGCAGCGGAAGGCAATATCAACTTCGAGGGGCTGCAGCGGTTCCTGTCCTGCGTACATACCTTAACGGGCGAAAAGCGCCTACTGAGGTATCTGTACTTTGCGAATAAAGACTCGTGA